In Candidatus Paceibacterota bacterium, a single genomic region encodes these proteins:
- a CDS encoding ABC transporter ATP-binding protein, with protein sequence MNNHKQSVQRQSAVDLTDLPLSIRGLSVGVVDYPDAPLLDSVYLDVRRGETVGLVGESGSGKSLTCMAILNLLPPSLSVDGEILLGGENVRTMSQKRLREIRGTKAAMIFQEPMSSLNPVLTVKQQIFESLREPKYVTKEQKQARAIELLNLVGINQPERRLHQYPHEFSGGMCQRIMIAIAMAGDPEVLIADEPTTSLDVTIQAQVLLLLKEVTSHLGMAMLLVSHDLGVIAQNCDRVAIMYAGRIVEEGPVEKIFSSPTHPYTEGLLRSLPSIDGVWQRLPSLPGSVPTVTSMPTGCRYNPRCPLSIDRCSVDVPVLNEVSGNHFVACWVKGSKS encoded by the coding sequence ATGAACAATCACAAGCAGTCAGTGCAGCGACAATCTGCGGTCGACTTGACGGATCTGCCATTGAGCATTCGGGGCTTATCGGTAGGTGTCGTAGATTATCCGGATGCACCTCTCCTAGATTCCGTCTACCTTGATGTTCGCCGTGGCGAGACCGTTGGTCTGGTAGGCGAATCAGGTAGCGGAAAAAGTTTGACATGCATGGCCATATTGAATCTGCTCCCACCTTCTCTCAGTGTGGATGGCGAGATTCTTCTCGGCGGCGAGAATGTGCGGACAATGTCTCAAAAACGGCTTCGGGAAATTCGCGGAACGAAGGCGGCAATGATTTTTCAGGAGCCAATGTCTTCTCTGAACCCAGTACTGACCGTGAAACAACAGATATTCGAAAGTTTGCGCGAGCCGAAATATGTAACTAAAGAACAGAAGCAGGCACGTGCAATCGAATTACTAAATCTTGTCGGCATTAATCAACCCGAACGACGACTTCATCAGTATCCTCATGAATTCTCTGGAGGCATGTGCCAGCGGATCATGATCGCTATCGCAATGGCTGGCGACCCGGAAGTTCTCATTGCAGACGAACCCACGACCAGTCTTGATGTGACGATTCAAGCGCAGGTTCTTCTACTGTTGAAGGAAGTTACATCGCACCTGGGTATGGCAATGCTTCTGGTTTCGCACGATCTGGGCGTCATAGCTCAAAATTGTGATCGCGTTGCCATTATGTATGCAGGACGGATTGTGGAAGAGGGACCCGTTGAAAAGATTTTTTCATCACCCACACACCCATATACCGAAGGACTTCTACGTTCACTTCCATCGATTGATGGGGTTTGGCAACGATTGCCTTCTCTCCCCGGGAGCGTGCCAACTGTAACTTCAATGCCCACCGGTTGTCGGTACAACCCACGTTGCCCACTTTCGATAGATCGTTGCTCTGTCGATGTCCCAGTGCTGAATGAAGTTTCGGGTAATCATTTTGTCGCCTGTTGGGTGAAGGGAAGTAAGTCATGA
- a CDS encoding DNA polymerase III subunit gamma and tau, protein MALALYRKYRPSVFSDVIGQEHVTIPLSNALASGRTHHAYLFSGPRGCGKTSSARIMARSLNCELGPTPTPCGECQSCRDLVANGPGSLDVIELDAATHGLVDDARDLRDKAFFAPVQSKYKIYIIDEAHQLGPGAANALLKVVEEPPPHVIFIFATTEPEKLISTIRSRTHHYPFRLVPPGILAANLEKICNAEGVKVAKGVIPLVVRASGGSVRDAQSILGQLLAGAGKEGVSYDIAIQLLGFTDSALLDDAIDALAAHDGATLFKTVDRVIESGHDPRRFAADLLERLRDLMIVDALPSGGASAILREVSDDQIERMAAQAQRIGSASLSRAADIAAEGLTQMRGATAPRLMLELICGRMLLPISDDSDRGLLVRVERLERAENLAPMSSSTPRVEALKTEALETKAPKSESIKVSSEPADGGDTKKVLPVSPNQSEQTKPEKIVAPPVSNVDIAGLRRLWPDVIEDVKKRRRLTWSLLSTSAQVLAVDDSAITIAIVNAGARDSFIRSASDEILRQSFIDVVGLDRKIEVVVDPSIDPNTPQARAVRVDESPTDANLLTGQALLAKELGAQFISEKPR, encoded by the coding sequence GTGGCACTGGCGCTCTATCGCAAATATCGTCCTTCGGTCTTTTCCGATGTTATCGGCCAAGAGCACGTGACCATCCCGCTTTCAAACGCCCTGGCATCGGGTCGCACTCACCATGCCTACTTATTTTCGGGTCCGCGGGGATGCGGGAAAACCTCAAGTGCTCGGATCATGGCGCGTAGCTTGAATTGCGAACTCGGTCCTACGCCTACTCCCTGTGGTGAATGTCAATCGTGCCGAGACCTAGTCGCAAACGGTCCTGGTTCACTTGATGTCATCGAACTGGATGCTGCCACTCATGGACTGGTGGATGATGCTCGCGATTTACGCGACAAAGCTTTCTTTGCGCCAGTGCAGAGTAAGTACAAGATTTATATTATTGATGAGGCTCACCAACTTGGACCTGGCGCAGCGAACGCTCTTTTGAAAGTCGTCGAAGAACCGCCTCCTCATGTAATTTTTATTTTTGCAACAACAGAGCCAGAGAAATTGATTTCGACTATCCGCTCGCGAACGCATCATTACCCCTTTCGATTAGTGCCACCTGGAATCTTGGCCGCTAACTTGGAGAAGATTTGCAATGCAGAAGGCGTCAAAGTTGCTAAGGGTGTTATTCCCTTGGTTGTCCGTGCCAGTGGTGGCTCGGTACGAGATGCGCAATCCATTCTTGGACAACTACTCGCGGGCGCAGGTAAAGAAGGAGTGAGTTACGACATCGCCATCCAACTCCTGGGCTTTACCGATAGCGCGCTTCTGGATGATGCTATTGATGCTCTTGCAGCCCACGACGGCGCAACGCTCTTCAAAACGGTTGACCGGGTTATCGAATCTGGCCATGACCCACGTCGGTTTGCAGCGGATTTATTGGAGCGATTGCGCGATCTCATGATTGTCGATGCGCTTCCATCTGGTGGTGCGAGTGCGATTCTGCGCGAAGTATCAGATGACCAAATCGAGCGAATGGCTGCACAAGCACAAAGAATCGGTTCGGCAAGTTTGTCGCGCGCTGCCGATATTGCGGCTGAAGGTTTAACTCAGATGCGTGGCGCAACTGCACCAAGACTGATGCTGGAATTGATCTGCGGACGAATGTTATTGCCGATCAGCGATGATTCCGATCGCGGTTTATTGGTGCGCGTGGAGCGACTTGAGCGCGCCGAAAACTTAGCCCCTATGAGCTCATCGACCCCAAGAGTTGAGGCGTTGAAAACGGAAGCGCTAGAGACAAAAGCGCCAAAGAGTGAATCCATAAAGGTTTCGTCGGAGCCGGCTGATGGAGGCGACACTAAAAAAGTTCTTCCTGTGTCGCCAAATCAGTCGGAGCAGACGAAACCGGAGAAGATTGTTGCCCCTCCCGTTAGCAATGTAGACATTGCGGGACTGCGCAGACTCTGGCCTGATGTGATTGAAGACGTCAAGAAGCGCCGTCGCCTGACATGGTCTCTGCTCAGTACCAGTGCGCAGGTTCTTGCGGTTGATGACAGCGCAATCACAATTGCCATTGTGAATGCCGGGGCACGTGATTCCTTTATCCGATCTGCAAGCGATGAGATTCTGCGCCAATCCTTTATTGATGTGGTTGGACTAGATCGAAAGATCGAAGTCGTTGTCGATCCATCAATTGATCCAAATACACCACAGGCGCGAGCGGTGCGGGTGGATGAATCACCCACGGATGCCAATTTGCTTACGGGACAGGCGCTCCTAGCCAAAGAATTAGGCGCGCAGTTCATTAGCGAGAAACCCCGCTGA
- a CDS encoding ABC transporter ATP-binding protein: MSTLLNVTNLKRTFSVDAGGRFGRRQKINAIEDVSYSVDSHETVALVGESGCGKSTTGLATLRLIEPTSGSVVFDGEDFLALGGEALRGTRASVQIVLQDPKSQLDPRMKLRHSVAEPLRAHDLGDKREIDDRVRECFELVGLDPSFGERFPHQISGGQRQRVSIARAIATNPKLIVLDEAVSALDISVQTQVMNLLLDLQERIGLSYLFISHSMASVRYLADRVVVMYLGRDVETAPADEFFNSPAHPYSQALLSAVPIPRVGEKRERIILSGDVPSPFNVPSGCVFRTRCPRVQSICSTEIPERRVIGPSRVVACHFPLIG, from the coding sequence ATGAGTACTTTACTCAATGTTACAAATCTTAAGCGCACGTTCTCAGTTGATGCGGGTGGTCGATTCGGCCGACGACAGAAGATCAATGCGATCGAGGATGTTTCATATTCGGTCGATTCTCATGAGACCGTTGCACTAGTTGGTGAATCTGGATGCGGGAAAAGTACGACAGGACTTGCGACCTTAAGACTCATAGAACCTACGAGTGGATCCGTCGTATTTGACGGAGAAGATTTCTTGGCTCTAGGAGGCGAGGCACTTAGAGGGACTAGGGCAAGTGTGCAGATAGTTCTGCAAGATCCAAAATCTCAATTGGATCCGCGGATGAAATTGAGACATTCTGTTGCTGAACCATTACGGGCTCACGACCTCGGAGACAAGAGAGAGATCGACGACAGGGTTCGAGAATGTTTCGAACTCGTTGGACTTGACCCATCTTTCGGAGAGAGATTTCCACATCAGATTTCAGGTGGACAGCGTCAACGGGTCAGTATTGCCCGTGCGATAGCTACAAATCCCAAACTGATTGTTTTAGATGAGGCAGTTTCTGCATTGGATATTTCCGTGCAGACACAAGTGATGAACTTGTTGCTTGACTTGCAGGAGCGCATTGGTCTTTCCTATCTCTTCATTTCACATAGCATGGCATCTGTTCGGTATCTGGCCGACCGTGTGGTGGTGATGTACCTTGGACGCGATGTAGAAACGGCGCCAGCCGACGAATTCTTCAATTCGCCAGCTCATCCATATTCCCAAGCACTGCTCTCTGCCGTTCCAATTCCTCGAGTCGGCGAGAAGCGTGAGCGGATCATTCTTAGCGGGGATGTTCCAAGCCCCTTTAATGTTCCAAGCGGTTGCGTTTTTCGGACTCGATGTCCACGCGTCCAATCAATATGCAGTACGGAGATACCGGAGAGAAGAGTTATTGGACCCTCGCGGGTCGTTGCTTGCCACTTCCCCCTTATCGGATAG
- a CDS encoding FGGY family carbohydrate kinase codes for MSENQVICAVDVGSTFIKATLRDGVDNVVARSTVPYPRDTVEGDLRGHNSLWIAFTSVINEVSANQKPDAIIISCQMAGLSMVGQDGMPIGPLIPGVDMHFPRINMVDVSASGCGDEAVSTVAKLLWLTEESPNFDISKVRIGGIKEFLLQKLTGRWVTDPASASSMGFYSIAEQGWSTQTLRATKIDVSQLPEIEVMGEVVGGVLESAAESCGVSAGTPVFCGLGDGPAANISSGAIGSDILCLSRGTTVVARVLFSGTIPDLGPLPFFTQHLQQSWKCVGVRLTVDPSTGFFVLPGEDTAKIPPEGIGQYLQPMIDAFHVQEVRPAGGRDIPLPAHWSVHEVPADAQDGTRGMTLIASGWKLEEGRNLFLDKPTGADVY; via the coding sequence ATGAGTGAGAACCAGGTAATTTGCGCTGTTGACGTAGGTTCAACATTTATCAAGGCGACTCTTCGTGATGGTGTCGATAATGTCGTAGCGCGATCGACTGTCCCATATCCACGGGATACTGTTGAAGGAGATTTGAGAGGGCATAACTCTCTTTGGATCGCTTTCACCTCTGTCATCAATGAGGTATCTGCAAATCAGAAGCCGGATGCCATCATAATTTCGTGTCAGATGGCCGGGCTAAGCATGGTTGGTCAGGATGGAATGCCAATCGGTCCATTAATTCCCGGGGTCGATATGCATTTCCCAAGGATCAATATGGTTGATGTAAGTGCCTCTGGATGTGGCGATGAAGCAGTGTCAACCGTAGCCAAGTTACTGTGGCTTACGGAGGAATCTCCGAATTTCGATATCTCGAAAGTGCGGATTGGCGGAATCAAGGAATTTCTACTTCAAAAACTTACAGGGCGATGGGTAACTGATCCCGCTTCTGCCTCTTCAATGGGTTTCTACAGTATTGCGGAACAGGGTTGGTCAACTCAGACTTTGAGGGCAACCAAGATCGACGTTAGCCAGCTTCCTGAAATTGAAGTAATGGGAGAGGTTGTCGGGGGCGTGCTGGAATCGGCGGCTGAGTCCTGTGGGGTTTCTGCAGGCACACCTGTGTTCTGCGGTCTGGGCGATGGGCCAGCGGCTAACATTTCTAGCGGAGCAATAGGTTCGGACATTCTCTGCCTTTCGCGTGGAACTACGGTGGTAGCTCGCGTTCTTTTTTCAGGCACCATTCCCGATCTTGGGCCGCTTCCTTTTTTTACTCAGCACCTACAACAATCGTGGAAGTGTGTGGGAGTGCGGCTAACCGTTGATCCGAGCACGGGGTTCTTCGTGCTTCCGGGTGAGGACACGGCCAAAATCCCACCGGAGGGCATAGGCCAGTATTTGCAGCCGATGATTGATGCATTTCACGTTCAGGAAGTGCGACCTGCTGGCGGCCGGGATATCCCGCTTCCGGCCCATTGGTCAGTACATGAAGTGCCGGCCGATGCACAGGATGGGACGCGAGGAATGACTCTTATTGCCAGTGGTTGGAAGTTAGAAGAAGGCAGGAATTTATTTCTAGACAAGCCCACTGGCGCCGATGTTTATTAA
- a CDS encoding KDGP aldolase, translated as MTSQQKILLNVQTNNVDTAIEVSKRYPGRIVIGVTAKDFPDLRDGIAIVNRMQEKGVLVSVGLGDGAANQWQRALDLALATKPFHLNQVFPASALSRKALRDAGALTIVNGLIRPSSKVGAVCIGTGPESSNYALESVSTEFAIALLHEMSVESVKLFPLHGLTHIDELREVAMVATSRGMMVEPTGGLTVAMLPEILKACSFTGEEKIMPHLYSSVKNPTTGDLDLSLIADAMAIIDDHIRVSI; from the coding sequence ATGACTTCACAACAGAAGATACTACTTAACGTACAGACCAATAATGTTGATACTGCGATTGAAGTAAGTAAGCGCTACCCAGGACGGATAGTTATTGGAGTTACTGCCAAAGACTTCCCGGATCTACGTGATGGAATTGCCATTGTTAACAGAATGCAGGAAAAAGGGGTCCTGGTATCAGTCGGTCTAGGCGATGGCGCAGCTAATCAGTGGCAGCGCGCTCTAGATCTAGCTTTAGCCACTAAGCCCTTCCATCTCAACCAAGTGTTTCCCGCATCCGCGCTCTCGCGAAAGGCATTGCGAGACGCAGGTGCCCTCACGATTGTGAACGGCCTTATCAGACCATCCTCTAAGGTCGGTGCAGTGTGCATCGGTACGGGCCCCGAGAGTAGTAACTATGCATTAGAGAGTGTTAGTACAGAATTCGCGATTGCTCTTCTTCATGAAATGAGTGTCGAATCCGTAAAATTATTTCCGTTGCATGGGTTGACACATATAGATGAACTTCGGGAGGTTGCGATGGTAGCAACTTCGAGAGGGATGATGGTAGAGCCAACGGGCGGATTGACCGTGGCAATGCTGCCAGAGATCTTGAAGGCATGCTCCTTCACTGGTGAAGAGAAAATCATGCCGCATCTTTACAGCTCGGTTAAGAACCCAACGACGGGCGATCTAGATCTCTCCCTGATTGCCGATGCGATGGCAATAATTGACGACCACATACGCGTCAGTATTTGA